One Fusarium falciforme chromosome 1, complete sequence genomic window carries:
- a CDS encoding BHLH domain-containing protein codes for MMSSAAWDGQDQAMTSTTDEDFHQFINMASLGDGMHFDFQGFPDGSAQGLMNQPRDAPDTIMTDTENPGLMSVANAMPMSTSTGQPTIPAHMMTPASDPISNIDAQIQYLQQQKFQQQQRQLQEQQAAFFHSHNHSVPPTPQSLEMPNSGQFYSQAEQVSQSGVYDRGYQRMKDQQDMAFTPLVSPAVTPLDPGFPMSDSFVAQNPYFSPLTSPALIPQNDHSAVYNTNSPIEMDPENPARPVSSVMDFSKKTRRKTAAKSSRKGSVRSSPIVKPQRQKIRPSPAIVSQVLNEVDESNGAFLPMPATSTETSAEENSSVSPEALTDMPPPPIPNRRSTSKSPYIQAQMGNQQTPISAPVDSHPAPATPASLMKLPASKAHKQAAGHHEPAVSEHIESLELPESVSGGKTPAPVASRVSIQSPIVESNPGKGSGFQPLPSPVFPKPSGPASASASPQLAPGSTGPSARKTPQLAPRSSRKRSTGSVHVSPALLPRISPSIKPLLPGTPGMTSAESAASQLLMSKSNYQNILEGNKVPGVSYPSELSTNLTSKRTSHKIAEQGRRNRINSALQIMAGLLPGGDKGSAGEEGDKKEGKQANAQNSKASVVENAIVHLKNLEQENVDLKKEVEELKKQLEGLKGTDSKE; via the exons ATGATGAGTTCGGCGGCGTGGGACGGACAGGACCAGGCCATGACCTCAACTACCGATGAGGACTTTCACCAGTTCATCAACATGGCCAGTCTGGGAGATGGCATGCACTTCGACTTCCAAGGCTTCCCCGATGGCTCAGCACAGGGCCTCATGAACCAGCCGCGCGACGCTCCCGACACAATTATGACCGACACTGAGAACCCAGGCCTCATGTCTGTCGCCAATGCAATGCCCATGTCGACGTCAACAGGCCAGCCCACCATTCCCGCCCACATGATGACACCCGCCAGCGatcccatctccaacattGATGCCCAGATCCAATATCTGCAACAGCAAAAGtttcaacaacagcagcgcCAGCTGCAAGAGCAGCAGGCCGCCTTCTTCCACAGCCATAACCACTCTGTGCCTCCCACACCGCAAAGTCTGGAGATGCCCAATAGCGGTCAGTTCTACTCTCAGGCTGAACAAGTTTCGCAATCGGGCGTCTACGACAGAGGATATCAACGCATGAAGGACCAGCAAGAT ATGGCCTTCACACCACTTGTCTCTCCCGCAGTTACCCCTCTCGATCCTGGCTTTCCGATGAGCGACAGCTTCGTCGCCCAGAACCCCTACTTCAGCCCTCTCACATCGCCAGCGCTTATCCCACAGAATGATCACTCCGCCGTCTACAACACAAACTCTCCGATTGAGATGGACCCTGAAAACCCGGCCCGCCCCGTTTCATCCGTTATGGATTTTTCAAAGAAGACGAGAAGGAAGACAGCTGCCAAGTCAAGCCGGAAGGGCAGTGTTCGGAGCTCGCCCATTGTGAAGCCGCAGCGTCAAAAGATAAGACCTAGCCCGGCTATTGTCTCCCAGGTTCTTAATGAGGTGGATGAGAGTAACGGTGCTTTCCTCCCCATGCCCGCGACATCGACCGAGACCTCAGCAGAAGAAAACTCATCAGTGTCTCCCGAGGCCCTTACAGACATGCCCCCGCCTCCAATCCCCAACAGGAGATCAACAAGTAAATCTCCCTACATTCAAGCGCAAATGGGAAATCAGCAGACTCCGATCTCGGCCCCTGTGGACTCTCATCCGGCTCCAGCGACCCCGGCCTCACTCATGAAGCTGCCAGCATCCAAGGCACACAAGCAAGCCGCTGGCCATCACGAACCTGCTGTCTCTGAGCACATTGAATCGCTTGAGTTGCCGGAATCGGTATCTGGTGGCAAGACGCCCGCCCCAGTTGCCTCACGTGTCTCTATACAATCTCCCATTGTAGAGTCTAATCCTGGCAAGGGCTCTGGTTTCCAACCCTTGCCATCCCCCGTGTTCCCGAAGCCTTCGGGGCCGGCTTCCGCGAGTGCCAGTCCTCAGCTGGCCCCAGGCTCGACAGGCCCCTCCGCAAGGAAAACTCCGCAACTCGCGCCCCGGTCAAGCAGGAAACGTTCAACAGGCTCGGTGCATGTATCTCCCGCGTTGTTGCCAAGGATTTCTCCCAGTATCAAGCCCCTGCTTCCTGGCACGCCTGGTATGACGTCTGCGGAGAGTGCTGCTTCACAACTGCTCATGTCAAAGTCCAACTACCAGAATATTCTTGAGGGCAACAAGGTGCCGGGTGTGTCTTATCCAAGCGAGCTGTCGACAAATCTTACATCCAAGCGGACCTCACACAAGATTGCTGAACAGGGTCGTCGTAACCGAATAAATTCAGCCTTGCAGATCATGGCAGGACTTCTACCTGGTGGTGACAAGGGCAGCGCTGGAGAGGAAGGGGATAAGAAGGAAGGAAAGCAGGCCAATGCCCAAAACAGCAAGGCCAGCGTTGTCGAGAATGCCATTGTGCATCTGAAGAACCTCGAGCAAGAGAATGTGGACCTGAagaaggaggtggaggaaCTAAAAAAGCAACTCGAAGGGTTGAAAGGAACCGACAGCAAGGAATGA
- a CDS encoding Protein-tyrosine-phosphatase yields the protein MAPSTRHSQNMAQIIEYIPDRLYLASYLNPPTDDDLFPYPEAPASPRKRGQRGPTPLAKSNRTPPCYFTVDDTLLYNAFHHDFGPLHIGHLYRFAIQFHDVLGAKRNKDRPIVFWSAADPRSRANAACMLACYMVLIQNWPPHLALAPIAQVDPPLMPFRDAGYSQADYGISVQDVVYGVWKAKEEKCCDLDNFDLEQYEKFERVEHGDFNWITPNFLAFASPQHEPVAKITEDDEMFPFLPRTLTAVDEHPTLPKPFKNVLTHFSEKNIGLVVRLNSALYSPSYFEALGIQHLDMIFDDGTCPSLVTVRKFIRLAHETITIKKKGIAVHCKAGLGRTGCLIGAYLIYRHGFTANEVISFMRFMRPGMVVGPQQHWLHLNQGTFREWWIEERVERRLRREMAASNPVPSTPIRAMQKTSLRNGQTSTPPNRSPSNRTPLSEVDHDRNNIGVQEDYLPAPTPGQPRKTVRDRHHPYQRSASGTVEEQQTIEQETEFVAKHRNQGAESDEEWHLRMRSHRKVSQSPGRSEKSRSVSQTTSTIYMIDNDSSKDAENIGSLRSKHVDRVASTPGVLTKVRGSKRQGESPLRAKETAGIRKTSGRVGSASHATSATAASTARKVSGA from the exons ATGGCGCCTTCCACCCGACATTCGCAGAACATGGCGCAGATCATCGAGTACATCCCAG ATCGCCTGTACCTCGCCTCTTACTTGAATCCTCCCACCGACGACGACCTCTTCCCCTACCCTGAGGCTCCCGCCTCGCCCAGGAAACGAGGTCAACGAGGACCTACCCCGCTCGCCAAATCGAACCGCACGCCGCCATGCTACTTTACCGTCGATGATACCCTCCTCTACAACGCCTTTCACCATGACTTTGGCCCTCTGCACATTGGTCACCTGTACCGCTTTGCCATTCAGTTCCACGATGTCCTGGGTGCGAAGCGGAACAAGGATCGGCCCATTGTGTTCTGGAGCGCCGCTGATCCGAGAA GTCGTGCGAACGCCGCCTGCATGCTCGCGTGCTACATGGTTCTCATCCAGAACTGGCCTCCTCACCTGGCCCTGGCCCCGATTGCGCAGGTTGACCCCCCACTGATGCCCTTCCGAGATGCGGGCTACAGCCAGGCCGACTACGGCATTAGCGTTCAGGATGTTGTCTACGGAGTgtggaaggccaaggaggagaagtgcTGCGACCTGGACAACTTTGATCTGGAGCAGTATGAGAAGTTTGAGCGGGTCGAGCACGGAGACTTCAACTGGATCACTCCCAACTTCCTGGCTTTCGCCTCTCCCCAGCACGAACCCGTTGCCAAGATcaccgaggacgatgagatgTTCCCCTTCCTTCCCCGGACGTTGACGGCCGTAGATGAGCACCCTACTCTGCCCAAGCCCTTCAAGAACGTGCTGACGCACTTCTCGGAGAAGAACATTGGCCTTGTGGTGAGACTCAACTCGGCACTCTACTCACCCTCATACTTTGAGGCTCTGGGCATTCAGCACCTTGATATGATTTTTGACGATGGCACCTGCCCGTCGCTCGTCACAGTCCGCAAGTTTATCAGACTCGCGCATGAGACAAtcaccatcaagaagaagggaattGCAGTGCACTGCAAGGCTGGTCTGGGCCGAACAGGCTGCCTGATCGGCGCCTACCTCATCTACCGCCATGGCTTTACTGCCAACGAGGTCATCTCGTTTATGCGCTTCATGAGACCCGGCATGGTTGTCGGTCCCCAGCAGCACTGGCTGCATCTCAACCAGGGCACCTTCAGGGAGTGGTGGATCGAGGAGAGGGTTGAGCGAAGGCTCAGGAGGGAGATGGCTGCTTCCAACCCCGTCCCCAGCACACCCATCCGTGCCATGCAGAAGACTTCTCTGCGCAACGGCCAGACCTCGACACCCCCCAACCGAAGCCCCTCAAACCGCACTCCACTCAGCGAGGTTGATCACGATCGCAATAACATTGGCGTCCAAGAAGACTATCTCCCAGCACCTACACCAGGTCAGCCACGCAAGACTGTTCGGGATCGTCACCACCCTTACCAGCGGTCGGCTTCCGGAACcgtcgaggagcagcagaccATTGAGCAGGAGACAGAGTTCGTGGCCAAGCACCGTAATCAGGGCGCTGAGTCTGATGAGGAGTGGCACCTACGCATGCGCAGCCACCGAAAGGTGTCGCAATCGCCAGGCCGCAGTGAGAAGTCGAGGTCGGTCAGCCAAACGACGAGCACGATTTACATGATCGACAACGACTCGTCCAAGGACGCCGAAAACATCGGCTCTCTACGGAGCAAGCACGTTGACCGGGTTGCCAGCACCCCCGGTGTTCTGACCAAGGTCCGTGGCAGCAAGCGCCAGGGCGAGTCTCCCCTCCGAGCAAAGGAGACTGCCGGTATCCGCAAGACCAGCGGCAGAGTAGGTAGTGCCAGCCACGCGACCTCGGCTACAGCGGCCTCGACGGCTCGCAAGGTCTCTGGAGCTTAG